The Neofelis nebulosa isolate mNeoNeb1 chromosome 1, mNeoNeb1.pri, whole genome shotgun sequence sequence ACGTTTCAGCCTCGCCTGTCGCCCCACTTCTAGCTGCCTCCCCCACAGCCCCATACCCTTACTCTTCCAACAGCACTCAACACTGTTTATGGCTCTCTCTGCACCTAAGCTGTGTTTGATTTGCCTCTACCCTAGAGCTCAGCCCAGGCAGAGCAGAGAAAgtgcaaatgaataaacaaagtgaATAAAGCTGGAGAAAGCCCTGGTTCTTGGGGCCTGACATGCCTCCTTCTCCCTGTCCCTTATACTTTTCCAGATGCCCTGTCCTGCCATGTGGCCACCTGGGTTCCAGGAGATACACTGGTGGGAGAGAGCTTGGAGAGGCTCTCCCTCTGAGGGAGTTGGGCTGAGGGAGAGCCTGAGTGTGGGTGGGCGAGAAGGCATCCCCACACCTACCTCTTGAAGTACTCCACCTCCCGGTCAGTCTCATCCATCTCCACCCCATCCATGTCCTTGGGCAGGAACACATCGTCTAGGAAGACACAGCCAGGAGGGCTTAGTGCCCATGGCCAGGCCTCTGGGGTCATGCTCTTAGGGCAGCACTGCCCACACGCAAGGATTACCCTCCACCCTCTggcctggctggggtgggggtgggggtcagccACTCAATTCCTGGTGCACTCACCCAAGGAGGCGGCTGTCTTCTCCTGCTTGTTGCGGCTCCGGCGGCTGCGACCCTTGCCCTGTGGCAAGCTCTGTGGCCTTGCTGGGCCTGGGGGCTGCACAGACTCTTGCTCCAGAGGCCGTGCTTTGGCCTCACCTGGCCAGTTTCGCCAGGAGCTGCCCTTCTCGTCAGCTTTGGGGCCAGCAGCCCAGCCTGGTCCTGGCTGACTCCCCCGGCTCCCTTCTCCAGCCTCAGCACAGCTGCCCACCTTGGGAGGCTCTGTGGCCTTGCCTGGCTGcttggtgctggggatctggcccTTGGCATTGGGAACCTCAAGGCTGGCAGGGGACCGTGGGGCTGGGCTTGCCTCGATCTTCTTGGCCTGACTGCCCTGTCTCTTGCCCTTCCGCGGCTTCCCAGCTGAGACCACAGGCTCGGGCAGCTCCTGCTTGCAACTGGGAACCTCCTTTGGGCCTGGCTCCTCAGGGCTAGGGTTGCCTGGCTTGGGTGTCTTGACCCAGATCACCCGGGACAAGTTGGGCACGGCGTTGAGTCTCCTCACTAGCCCATTCTCAGGGATGATACCAGGAGGGGGCCCCCTCACCTCTGTCCATGGTGGGTGGGAGCCTCTCATTTCTGTCCATGGTGGGGCTGGCTCACCTGGAACTCGTAACGTGTGGTTCTGAGAGGAGCCCAAAGTCAAAGGGGACAGGTCAAGATTAATGTCAGGCCGTTGCTCTGAGGAACCATTGAGGTTTGAGGGGGATaggctctggggctctggctCAGCAGCACCCTCCTTAGAGAATCCATTGCTGTCCATGTTGAGCTCACATACACTGAAGCTGGCACGGATAGAGTCCTTGACAGTGTTCTTGATCTCTTGCAGACGGCTGCTCAGGAAGCTATTTACTCGATCCAGCTCCTGGTCAGGCCACTCCAAGAGCCTCTCCCTGGCAGGCCTTGGCTCCCGGCTTCCAGAAACACTACGATTCACCTGCTTTAGAGCTTCTGCTGCCAAGTGGGCCTTCTCCTTTTCCTGCCAACATAAGACGCAATTTCAGCGGAGGCCAGGCAGCTACCAGGCACAGTGTGACACCTGACACATCAGCCTGGGGCCCGCCTTTGCAGCTAACTGGCTAGAGGCAGGGTGTTGCCATCCTGGCCTGCTCACCCACCCTGTGGGAGTGAGGATGAAATGCAATCAGACAGGTGCATGTCCTGGGGATGGAGACAGACCCACAAAGGATAGGGTTTTTATAGCTTGTTCATCCAGAGCCCTGGTGTCGTAGGGCCTACGGACACTAGGACTCAAAGGGATAGGAATGCAGCTAATTGTACCTTGCCTTCCAGGCTTGAGTTTAAGCAGTTCAATCACTTGCTGAGTCTCCGTGGACTCATCTGCAAAAGGGGGGAACAATAATTCTGGAGTGAAGACAAAACTGGGGATGCATGTGAGGCAGATGGCTGCTACAGAAGCATTCTCTCCAATTCTGCTGGTGGTAGGGGAAAAAAGCTGTGGTATCATGAGGGGCGAGGGCTTTAAGAAGATGGGCTGTGAGACCACCATGGCCACCATGGTAGGTCAGACTGCTCTGGATGGCAGGAATGTGTGTATGGGCACTATGGAAGAGGGCGAAGTTCCCATACGAAGGCCACTCACCACTCAGCTGTCTCCAGTAATCAAGGCCATGCCTGAAATGTGCCTGATGGCATACAGTGGCAGCCACATGGGGCCCCACAGCAAGATGTAAAAGCAGCCACTCTACCTATGTGAGAACTTGGGGGCTGGACTGTTAGTGTCAACAGATCTCGTTCTGGAGAGTAAAAATGAGAGTCTTTGGGTTCTGAGTCACCCCATTCCTTTGCTCAACCTCAAGTGACCAGCAGGCCAACaggcctttatttttaaaaaaaaaaaaattttttttttcaacgttttttatttatttttgggacagagagagacagagcatgaacgggggaggggcagagagagagggagacacagaatcggaaacaggctccaggctccgagccatcagcccagagcccgacgcggggctcgaactcacggaccgcgagatcgtgacctggctgaagtcggacgcttaaccgactgcgccacccaggcgccccccaacaggCCTTTAGAGGGAGATGGGAGACAGATGTCAAAAGCCCACGGGAAGGAGGTGATGGTGGCGCTGGGCGAGGGGCTAGATGACTTCCACATTTCATGTATTTCTAGTTGATGTGGGAATGGAGGGGAGAAACAGGAAAACGAAactggggagagaaaagagggctTGCGACCACTTCAGAGTCAACTTAAAGAGGGTGACTCTGTGCCCCAGCAAGCATCCATCTGTTTTAAATATGGCTCTGCAACTGACTAGCGCCACAACTGtgggaccttggacaaatcacttactCTCTCTGAATCTTATTGTCCCCCTTTGTTAATTCGGTAGAAAAACTACCTACCTATTCCTCATGGTGTTGCTAGGAGGACATCTGAGGGGGCATGTGTCCCTTTCCCTGGGTGCTGACAAGGCTGTGCCTTGGCACCATGGTGCTCATGTGAGGAAGCAGCTCAGTCTGGAGCAGTGTTTCCAGCCATGTGCCCTGAAGTTTAAGGCCATGAGGATGGACAAAGGACTGGAAGGCCTTTCAAATCACTCCTCCCCTGCACCAGCCAACTTTTTCTGTTAGGAATGGAAGTTCTATGGAGGATTTCAAATCTGAAAACGAGTTAGAGGGAGCGATGTGGGACCACGTACGGCTTGGTAGTGAGAGGAGGACAGAGCACAGAACACTAACTTTCTGTTACATGCCATGAGCCTGACCCTTCCTGCATGTCATCTCGTTTCACCCTCACAATGGCCCCTGGCAAACATTATCCtcaatttgcagatgaggacatgTGACTTTGGAACGAATAAGGAACTGGCCCAAGGTTACatagctagaaagtggcagagttgggacaGCACATCCAGGTGTGATCTGCAGTTCCTATGGCTTTCAATCCTGTTTGACAATCACTTCTTGACCATCAACTAGGAGGCactgggctgggctctgggcaATTTTACTATGCATGAGAATTCTGCTGAGGGAGGCAGACATGCAAACAGGCTGTTTAATGCTGAGTAACAGGGAAGAAAGTACTATTGATACTCTGGGAACCCAGACCAGGCCATCAGAGGCGCTTCCCACAGAGGAGGCAGTATCTCCCTGGGCACTGGAGGGTGACTGGGATCGTCCTGGACAGAGACTAGCACTTTCTAGGCAGGAGGAGGAGCAAGTGTAAAGACTGGGAAATGGGCACACACAATCTTTAGGGAATGCAAATATTCATAGGGAGAGCTGGAGCCCCAATTTCTTTTAGGAGAGTGGTAGGGAGTGGTGGGCAGGAAGGCCAGAggggagagactgagaaagaaagcTGGCAAGCTAAGCAAGGACTGGATCCTGAAGAGCCCTGCAGGCTCAAGTCTGGGTTTGATCCCGAGGGCAATGTTCGGCCACTGAAGGCTTTTTAAGTAGTAGTAGTACGGTGGAGAGAGAAGTGGATGGTCTGAGCTATTTGGGAGGTAGTGTGGCTGGGATTTGGTGGCAGGtggggagagaatgagaggagTTACAAGAACGACACTGACAACCACTGGTGCTGCTGCAGCAGCTTCCCTGACCACACATTTTGTCGAACCTTTCTGTGCATCACTCCATTTCATTCTCGCAACCATCTGAGTTAGGTTCTactgttattctcattttgtggatgaagaaactgaggcttagaggtgaagtgatttgcccaaggtcatccagcaagtgtggcagagccaggttccaaactgAGGTCCGATTCCAAGGCCCGCTGCTCTCAATCACCATGATGCGTTCCTCCCAGAACGGCATCCTGGGTTCTGGTTCAGGCTACTGGGTAGATGGTGGTGGTGCCATTAACTAGACAGACAACGAAGAAGTAAAAGCAGGCCTCTTTGGAGAAAGATAATAAGCTCAGTTTTGGATGTGCTCAGTTTGAGTACTGGTATGACATTTGTGAGGAGGTGCCCAGTAGCAGCAGATATCAGTGTGAAGGGCAGGGAGGAAACAGGTGGACATAACGAACCAGGAACAACACTATCTAGATGgcttctctttctcagaaagatATCCTttagggggagggtcagagagaggaagaggagtccacaaaggagacagaagagagatcagAGAAGGTGAGAAATCTGGAGAACACGGCATTCCCATTGTCCTTTCCCTGTCCCCGCCTGGCTGAAGACAGGGCCAAAGAAAGCAATATTTGAAAAGGACAACCAATACAAAATGTGAGATGCTGCCTAGCTGACAAAGAAGGTGGGCCAGGAGAGTGTGATTTGGCAACAAAGTTGTCACTGGTGGCCACTGGTGTCACTGGGGGATAGTTTGTGAAGACAGTGCAAAGACAGTGAATGCAGGTaacatttttcaagaaatttgccaggaaagagaaagaggtgaggtgggtgagagagagagagagacagaaggggggggggggaaggggagggaggctgtACCCTCAAGGCACAATTTGCTTTCAAAAGAGAGAGTACTGGGCATAGTGAAACACTGGGAGACAGCCCAGAGGAGAGGCCAAAGCCAGAGCAGGAAGCTGAGGTTAGACTGAGGAGGCAGTAAAGGACTGTAAGGCCTTAGGCAGGAGAAGGGGTAAACTCTTCCCTCATGACAACAAGTCTGCAGGTGGAGTGGTAAGATGCTGAGAGAGTGCCTGTCTGCtggcttttttcccttgctgaaACAGGAAGTGAGGTCatctaacaaaaaagaaaggctgGGTGGGGAAAGCCTGGAGGTTTGAGAAGAATCTGGAGGTCTGACAAAGAAGCTGTGGTAGACAGAAATGATGAAGAGCGTAGATCAGGGAGCTATGCCTGTTGGGCAATGTGAGGGCTCAAGCAAGCAGGAGACCAAGGGGCTTTGGTGCCACAGACAGATCTGATCTAGAGCTTTCCTTGAATTACAAAAGAGGAGAGGCAGGTAGGGGTCAAACCCAGGGCTGCGATTTTTCTGAGTGGGTGTAATGGAAGGGCAACAGGGCAAGGAATTGAGAGTACTGGTAAGACAGTGAGTCAATGATAGTCAGGGGATCTCTATGGCCTGGGtagtggaggaaggggcaggtgaCAGCCTTTAACGGACGAATAGGAGTGGCTGAAAGGTTGTAGATGACCGAGCCAGGGTCAGTTTCAAAGGAGTAGGGGTTAGTACATGAGGGACAGACAGTCATGGGTCTGCAAATGATATAAGGGAGCAGAAAGACACTTAGCTTTATTGGTCTCCTGAggtgggagagaatgagcagtCTCCACTGGACGGCTCCCAGGGGAAGCTGTGTTTGTGATGGACAGCCAGACTGTGGTTAAGtctgagggagaggaaggacaCTGGAGAGGAGGCTGATGTATAAACAGATAATGACCATGACTCCCTATCACATGACCTTGCAACTGCCTGGTGCTATGTTGTATTCTGGCCTCTAGACTGGGCTGGGCAGACAGTAGCTGTGCAGCAAGTTTCCGAATGAGTGAATAGAGGGTGATAAATGGCAGCTAAGGGAGACATGCAAGGTAGAGTGGCAGTACAGTAGCAGGAGTTACCTGAAGTCTGAGCTTGGAAGGAAGTTgttggaaggaaaaggaggggagaaaagaaactgTTACTGGTGTTACCAGCAAAGGGGTAGGGATGTATGAGCACAGATTTACGGAAAGCACGCAGGCCTACGAACTTCAAGGTGTGCTCGCTGGGACCTAACTGGAAACCACTGCCTTAAGCGGCTAGGGAAGGCTAAAGAGACTGCTGTTGCCCACTAGACACTTCTGGCCAGGCAACACTGGATGGGAGAAAGAAAGTGCTGACCATTTTCTGAAGGCAGCAGTGGAACCTCTTGGCTCACTACTTCAGGCTGCAGGGAAAGGGTCCTGGTTTGTCCTTTGGGCTGGAAAAAGATGTAGAACTGCTGCTTTCCAGAGCACCAGGGCCGTTTGACCACCCAGGACCTGGAGCAAGCTGGTTGTCAAACCCAACTCTTCGGCTGCTGGGCTCCCGTGTGGCACTGTGCAGACACAgctgggggtgggcaggtgaAGAGGTGATGAGGCAGCAGGGGACGGGCCGTCAAGCCCTGGGGCTCGCCTGGGAGCAGGGCTGCCCAGAAATAGCTCACTGGGTTCTCTCCTCAGCCCTCTGAGGAGCTCACCCAGCCCACGGCTGGGTCCTTCCCATGGCTTCAATTACACCTCCAAGCTGGAAACTCCCAGTCCCACACCTCCATCTCCACTTGGAGGTGGCGATTCTCCTGAGAATCTCCCAAGTCAACGTGCCCCAACtgaatttcctgtcttctgccaaTCTCATCCTCATTCAGTGAATGGAGGGCACACCATCCTGTCAGTCATCCAAGCAAACACCCGGGAGAAATCCTGACTCCTTCATCTCTGTTCTACAGTCAGATTACCAAAGCTGGTCATGTCTGCTTCCCTTGCTCCAGCCCCAGCATCATTCGGCTCTCCCCTGGCCCTCGATATTCCTTCCTGGAGTGTCAACCCTCCAGGCTACCTTCCATATTGCCACACAGTCACAGTGGAATACAGATCTGACCTAGCACATCCTTTGATAAAAGTCCTGCGGGGACTCCCCTCAGCTATAGGATCAAGTCAAAGCTCTTTAGCAGGGCCTATGAGGCCCTTTCTCACCTCTACTAGCTGTCCTGCCTCTGCTCTATTCGAGCTCTGGTTACACCAAACTGCTGTGGATGTGCTATGCCTGCTGCCAGAACTCTCCTAAGGAATCTGAACTCACTCCCTACAACTCAGCTTTCAAGTCAGCCTCTTGGTAAGCCATTTCCAGCGTGCCCAGgcaagatggggggagggggttcccTTATCCCAGTGCTTGACACATGCTAATGTGCTAGTCCAGTTTTGTGTCAGTCTCTCCACTGGACCGAGCTTCTCCAGGGAGAGAACTTAACTGCATCATGCTTTGGCTCCCAGTATTTATAgaagtgtttgctgaatgaatacatgacTGGCTGACTGAAGGAATCCAGCAGTTTCTGAGGCCAGGACTCGTCTTTTCTCCAATCATTGGCCCCAGGCTCCCTGACCCTTATGCCTCCCAAACTCATACAGACCTTCCCATAGCAGTGAGCTGTGCTAAGGCTTCTGGCAGCCAGCACTGTTCGTGCCCCTGAAGTCTTGGGGGATTGGGGCAAGGGATTCCTTAGGGAGGAGAGGTGGTACAGCTAGgctcccccccacacccaccttcTTTTTCAGCTTGTGCCGGGCCCGCTTGGCGGCCCTGGCGGTGTTGGGGactttgggctccgtgctgttgATGAATTCCAGCAGCTCATCCACATCTCGGTGGTCCACGGCGGGCTCCCCAGGGATCCCGCCCAGGGTGCCCCCCTTCACGGGCAGCTCCTCTTTCCGCCTGGTCAGCCTCGAGCGGAGCTTCTCTCGGATCTCTGTATAATTCCGACTCGTCGGGGCAGcgggtggctgggggagggggaggtgctgACGTTACACACCCTGGGCCCGGGAAGCCCGGAGCACTCCCACCCGCTGGCACCGAACATGTGGTGAGAAGCGAGACAACTGTTCTTTCTACCACAGCCACAAAGGCCAAGTGGCTTCAGCCTCGGCCAGGCCCAGAGCTAAGGCAGCGGTGGGCGGAGGGAGTGGGAGGTATGCAACAGCATTGTAAGCCCACTGACTTGGGAGCCAGGAAAGCAGGTTTGAGCCCGGGCTTTGTCACTCGgaagctgtatgaccttgggcaggtcacttagtCTTTGTGTGCCTCGATTTTGTCATCtttgaaatgagaataataaccCCTAGCTCAAAAGTGACTAACAATGTGattactttcatttcttctgtcctCAACTGCTCTCCCCTAGCCGGCGGCCCTTTGCTCTGCACTTTCAGACTTCTGAACTGTTTTCGCTCTCTGTACAGACAGCACGTACTCTGCCCTGAACCTTCTTCCTGGTGCCGCCTGCACTTACGGCCTGTCCCTCGCAGTCTCTCACACTTGGAGGACTGAGAGCCTTTGCTTCCACTCTGCCTTCATCACGCACAAGTGTTCACTTCTCTGTgattacacacatatacatactcaTCAGAAACATAGCTTTCTCTctaccatttcctttcctttttgcctACGGAAAAAAAGTCAATCTTAaggagaaaccaggaaaagagCAAAGGGAGCAAAGTGTTGAAAAATCCCTACCTCACAAATGTGCTGTAAGGGTTAAGTGAGTGGACACAGGCTGCGAGAACTCAGAAGGTTCCAGTGTGGTTATAATCCCCCTGAGCAAGGGGAAATCTGGGGAGAGTAGGGTGCTCCTTTGGCTCACCTTAACTGGCCCTCAGCCCTCTCTGGCCTGGGCAGGCTCACTCACCGCATTGTGGCCGAAGAACTCACAGTAGCAGCAGTCACAGAACTTTCCATCTCTCTGGTGAGTGGAGGATGAGGTGCAGGAGCTGCGCTCTGAGCTGCTGTCCTCTTCCTCACCCAGGCCCTCATCTGCCTCGCAGGGCTGGGGGAGCTGGCAGGCCAGGCCACTGTGTGTAAACTTGTGCCCTTTACACCCAGGGTCTCTGCTGATGGGGGAAAAAGATAAACCCACAGATGAGGGAGGGCATGGCAGGAGCAGGCTGCAGCAGGAGCCCGGGGAAGCATTCTCACCATTGCCATCCCAACTACCCTTCATGTGCCTCATCCCACAAAGGCCGAAGCAGTCAGATTGTTATCAGTGCCTCTCACAAAAACAGGGCCATCACCCtgtgggctgtgggctgatggctctccTGAAGCATCCAAAGGAGGTCAACAGGGTCAATTTCCTTTTACCCTTTAGGTCCTTAGACCAAATCTGCACCAGTGGGTGGATTTGTCTTAGCTGTGGGGCCTTAAATCTGGGAAAGTCAATGTGCCTTGTGGGCCAGACTCTAAGAGCTACTGTACTGTTTGGGACAGGTACTATATTTAGCATATTCTAAGCATCTCCCAGGTCCTGCAAAATAGATGTTGCACTGGAGATAACTTGCAGTGGAGGTAACTAAGGTAGGTAACTAAGGGTCAGAGTGCTTCACTGCTTTGCCCAAGGAGAGGCTAGGGCTCAGCCTGTGCCTGCCTGTGTGCAAAGCTCATGCTCTCCCACTGTACTGCTCTGTCTCTGGACTTCAGGAAAAACTGGGGGCATCACATAACATAGACTATTTTTCCAGGATAAGAAAAAGACACTGGCCCACAAAGTCCCAAAACTGGAGCCAGAAGAATAAGAGCCCTGCCCTGGCCATCAGAAGCTGGAATGCCCTAGGGCTGGGGACATGGGGTGAGGCTGGGATGGTGGGAGCCAGGAGAAAGGGCAGGGCAAGGAGCAGTGAGAAGGCTTGGCTCCCAGGGCAGTCTGTTGTGCAAGGGGTagaaaaggaggggcaggaaCCATTATCAGTGGTGCTCAGAGAAGCTTAATCCAAAATGACCATTCTTCACCTAcattagcaaaattaaaataacccATGCTCCTGAGAATATGAAGAAGCTAGCACCCTAATACTGGTGGTTACATAAATTTGGAGagacttttggaaagcaatttttCAGTATGTATTAGGAACCCTTCTCAAAAAAGACCTTCTGACATCTTTTAAACAGAGAACTTTTTTCATTCTGAGGGACCTTTTCCAAGGAGAAAACCCCAAAAGAGGGAAACAGCTTTAGGCAAAGACATCTTTAGAGACATTATTTACAATGTTAAAATACCGGAATGATTTAAATCATTAGCAACTAGAGAACAGGGAAGTGCACTATGGAGAATATTCTCCACCCTTCAGCTGAGACCCGGAAGACCACATAGGAACCACACAATGAACGCTATGTGAAAGAGGACAACAACTGTATAGACACCACCAACACTGTGTGGGTAAGACCCGTAGGGAAAACTGCTAAAAGTGGTGGCATTGGGGTGG is a genomic window containing:
- the FAM193B gene encoding protein FAM193B isoform X5 translates to MPKLVKNLLGEMPLWVCQSCRKSMEEDERQTGREHAVAISLSHTSCKSQSCGGDSHSSSSSSSSSSSSSSCHGNSGDWDPSSFLSAHKLSGLWNSPHSSGAVPGSSLGSPPTIPGEVFSLSEHHRHSDLTAPPNSPTGHHPQPASPIPSHPGSFGSPPHPHLPPATPAAPFPAQASECPVAAAAAPHTPGACQTPHLPSTSMPLLKMPPPFSGCSHPCSGHCGGHCSGTLLPPPSSQQLPSTHSRDPGCKGHKFTHSGLACQLPQPCEADEGLGEEEDSSSERSSCTSSSTHQRDGKFCDCCYCEFFGHNAPPAAPTSRNYTEIREKLRSRLTRRKEELPVKGGTLGGIPGEPAVDHRDVDELLEFINSTEPKVPNTARAAKRARHKLKKKEKEKAHLAAEALKQVNRSVSGSREPRPARERLLEWPDQELDRVNSFLSSRLQEIKNTVKDSIRASFSVCELNMDSNGFSKEGAAEPEPQSLSPSNLNGSSEQRPDINLDLSPLTLGSSQNHTLRVPGEPAPPWTEMRGSHPPWTEVRGPPPGIIPENGLVRRLNAVPNLSRVIWVKTPKPGNPSPEEPGPKEVPSCKQELPEPVVSAGKPRKGKRQGSQAKKIEASPAPRSPASLEVPNAKGQIPSTKQPGKATEPPKVGSCAEAGEGSRGSQPGPGWAAGPKADEKGSSWRNWPGEAKARPLEQESVQPPGPARPQSLPQGKGRSRRSRNKQEKTAASLDDVFLPKDMDGVEMDETDREVEYFKRFCLDSAKQTRQKVAVNWTNFSLKKTTPSTVQ
- the FAM193B gene encoding protein FAM193B isoform X4; the encoded protein is MTRRRSRPSGGAGRRERVRAAGHQKPQAPEPPPPPSLEAGAGAGPPEAPAEPDRHGPREEDEPKLAPGPQVPPTSTQSVQTCCLLCHRERKGWEEGPSQNGLVLQGEKLPPDFMPKLVKNLLGEMPLWVCQSCRKSMEEDERQTGREHAVAISLSHTSCKSQSCGGDSHSSSSSSSSSSSSSSCHGNSGDWDPSSFLSAHKLSGLWNSPHSSGAVPGSSLGSPPTIPGEVFSLSEHHRHSDLTAPPNSPTGHHPQPASPIPSHPGSFGSPPHPHLPPATPAAPFPAQASECPVAAAAAPHTPGACQTPHLPSTSMPLLKMPPPFSGCSHPCSGHCGGHCSGTLLPPPSSQQLPSTHRDPGCKGHKFTHSGLACQLPQPCEADEGLGEEEDSSSERSSCTSSSTHQRDGKFCDCCYCEFFGHNAEKEKAHLAAEALKQVNRSVSGSREPRPARERLLEWPDQELDRVNSFLSSRLQEIKNTVKDSIRASFSVCELNMDSNGFSKEGAAEPEPQSLSPSNLNGSSEQRPDINLDLSPLTLGSSQNHTLRVPGEPAPPWTEMRGSHPPWTEVRGPPPGIIPENGLVRRLNAVPNLSRVIWVKTPKPGNPSPEEPGPKEVPSCKQELPEPVVSAGKPRKGKRQGSQAKKIEASPAPRSPASLEVPNAKGQIPSTKQPGKATEPPKVGSCAEAGEGSRGSQPGPGWAAGPKADEKGSSWRNWPGEAKARPLEQESVQPPGPARPQSLPQGKGRSRRSRNKQEKTAASLDDVFLPKDMDGVEMDETDREVEYFKRFCLDSAKQTRQKVAVNWTNFSLKKTTPSTVQ
- the FAM193B gene encoding protein FAM193B isoform X2 translates to MTRRRSRPSGGAGRRERVRAAGHQKPQAPEPPPPPSLEAGAGAGPPEAPAEPDRHGPREEDEPKLAPGPQVPPTSTQSVQTCCLLCHRERKGWEEGPSQNGLVLQGEKLPPDFMPKLVKNLLGEMPLWVCQSCRKSMEEDERQTGREHAVAISLSHTSCKSQSCGGDSHSSSSSSSSSSSSSSCHGNSGDWDPSSFLSAHKLSGLWNSPHSSGAVPGSSLGSPPTIPGEVFSLSEHHRHSDLTAPPNSPTGHHPQPASPIPSHPGSFGSPPHPHLPPATPAAPFPAQASECPVAAAAAPHTPGACQTPHLPSTSMPLLKMPPPFSGCSHPCSGHCGGHCSGTLLPPPSSQQLPSTHRDPGCKGHKFTHSGLACQLPQPCEADEGLGEEEDSSSERSSCTSSSTHQRDGKFCDCCYCEFFGHNAPPAAPTSRNYTEIREKLRSRLTRRKEELPVKGGTLGGIPGEPAVDHRDVDELLEFINSTEPKVPNTARAAKRARHKLKKKEKEKAHLAAEALKQVNRSVSGSREPRPARERLLEWPDQELDRVNSFLSSRLQEIKNTVKDSIRASFSVCELNMDSNGFSKEGAAEPEPQSLSPSNLNGSSEQRPDINLDLSPLTLGSSQNHTLRVPGEPAPPWTEMRGSHPPWTEVRGPPPGIIPENGLVRRLNAVPNLSRVIWVKTPKPGNPSPEEPGPKEVPSCKQELPEPVVSAGKPRKGKRQGSQAKKIEASPAPRSPASLEVPNAKGQIPSTKQPGKATEPPKVGSCAEAGEGSRGSQPGPGWAAGPKADEKGSSWRNWPGEAKARPLEQESVQPPGPARPQSLPQGKGRSRRSRNKQEKTAASLDDVFLPKDMDGVEMDETDREVEYFKRFCLDSAKQTRQKVAVNWTNFSLKKTTPSTVQ
- the FAM193B gene encoding protein FAM193B isoform X3 — encoded protein: MTRRRSRPSGGAGRRERVRAAGHQKPQAPEPPPPPSLEAGAGAGPPEAPAEPDRHGPREEDEPKLAPGPQVPPTSTQSVQTCCLLCHRERKGWEEGPSQNGLVLQGEKLPPDFMPKLVKNLLGEMPLWVCQSCRKSMEEDERQTGREHAVAISLSHTSCKSQSCGGDSHSSSSSSSSSSSSSSCHGNSGDWDPSSFLSAHKLSGLWNSPHSSGAVPGSSLGSPPTIPGEVFSLSEHHRHSDLTAPPNSPTGHHPQPASPIPSHPGSFGSPPHPHLPPATPAAPFPAQASECPVAAAAAPHTPGACQTPHLPSTSMPLLKMPPPFSGCSHPCSGHCGGHCSGTLLPPPSSQQLPSTHSRDPGCKGHKFTHSGLACQLPQPCEADEGLGEEEDSSSERSSCTSSSTHQRDGKFCDCCYCEFFGHNAEKEKAHLAAEALKQVNRSVSGSREPRPARERLLEWPDQELDRVNSFLSSRLQEIKNTVKDSIRASFSVCELNMDSNGFSKEGAAEPEPQSLSPSNLNGSSEQRPDINLDLSPLTLGSSQNHTLRVPGEPAPPWTEMRGSHPPWTEVRGPPPGIIPENGLVRRLNAVPNLSRVIWVKTPKPGNPSPEEPGPKEVPSCKQELPEPVVSAGKPRKGKRQGSQAKKIEASPAPRSPASLEVPNAKGQIPSTKQPGKATEPPKVGSCAEAGEGSRGSQPGPGWAAGPKADEKGSSWRNWPGEAKARPLEQESVQPPGPARPQSLPQGKGRSRRSRNKQEKTAASLDDVFLPKDMDGVEMDETDREVEYFKRFCLDSAKQTRQKVAVNWTNFSLKKTTPSTVQ
- the FAM193B gene encoding protein FAM193B isoform X1 — its product is MTRRRSRPSGGAGRRERVRAAGHQKPQAPEPPPPPSLEAGAGAGPPEAPAEPDRHGPREEDEPKLAPGPQVPPTSTQSVQTCCLLCHRERKGWEEGPSQNGLVLQGEKLPPDFMPKLVKNLLGEMPLWVCQSCRKSMEEDERQTGREHAVAISLSHTSCKSQSCGGDSHSSSSSSSSSSSSSSCHGNSGDWDPSSFLSAHKLSGLWNSPHSSGAVPGSSLGSPPTIPGEVFSLSEHHRHSDLTAPPNSPTGHHPQPASPIPSHPGSFGSPPHPHLPPATPAAPFPAQASECPVAAAAAPHTPGACQTPHLPSTSMPLLKMPPPFSGCSHPCSGHCGGHCSGTLLPPPSSQQLPSTHSRDPGCKGHKFTHSGLACQLPQPCEADEGLGEEEDSSSERSSCTSSSTHQRDGKFCDCCYCEFFGHNAPPAAPTSRNYTEIREKLRSRLTRRKEELPVKGGTLGGIPGEPAVDHRDVDELLEFINSTEPKVPNTARAAKRARHKLKKKEKEKAHLAAEALKQVNRSVSGSREPRPARERLLEWPDQELDRVNSFLSSRLQEIKNTVKDSIRASFSVCELNMDSNGFSKEGAAEPEPQSLSPSNLNGSSEQRPDINLDLSPLTLGSSQNHTLRVPGEPAPPWTEMRGSHPPWTEVRGPPPGIIPENGLVRRLNAVPNLSRVIWVKTPKPGNPSPEEPGPKEVPSCKQELPEPVVSAGKPRKGKRQGSQAKKIEASPAPRSPASLEVPNAKGQIPSTKQPGKATEPPKVGSCAEAGEGSRGSQPGPGWAAGPKADEKGSSWRNWPGEAKARPLEQESVQPPGPARPQSLPQGKGRSRRSRNKQEKTAASLDDVFLPKDMDGVEMDETDREVEYFKRFCLDSAKQTRQKVAVNWTNFSLKKTTPSTVQ
- the FAM193B gene encoding protein FAM193B isoform X6, with translation MPLLKMPPPFSGCSHPCSGHCGGHCSGTLLPPPSSQQLPSTHSRDPGCKGHKFTHSGLACQLPQPCEADEGLGEEEDSSSERSSCTSSSTHQRDGKFCDCCYCEFFGHNAPPAAPTSRNYTEIREKLRSRLTRRKEELPVKGGTLGGIPGEPAVDHRDVDELLEFINSTEPKVPNTARAAKRARHKLKKKEKEKAHLAAEALKQVNRSVSGSREPRPARERLLEWPDQELDRVNSFLSSRLQEIKNTVKDSIRASFSVCELNMDSNGFSKEGAAEPEPQSLSPSNLNGSSEQRPDINLDLSPLTLGSSQNHTLRVPGEPAPPWTEMRGSHPPWTEVRGPPPGIIPENGLVRRLNAVPNLSRVIWVKTPKPGNPSPEEPGPKEVPSCKQELPEPVVSAGKPRKGKRQGSQAKKIEASPAPRSPASLEVPNAKGQIPSTKQPGKATEPPKVGSCAEAGEGSRGSQPGPGWAAGPKADEKGSSWRNWPGEAKARPLEQESVQPPGPARPQSLPQGKGRSRRSRNKQEKTAASLDDVFLPKDMDGVEMDETDREVEYFKRFCLDSAKQTRQKVAVNWTNFSLKKTTPSTVQ